One window of Halorussus sp. MSC15.2 genomic DNA carries:
- a CDS encoding cupin domain-containing protein, with amino-acid sequence MALDRYPDLDPDEGEVLDAELAVTDDVLVKAFALGPGAELSAHDHADATNVFHVLDGAVTVIQGDDEEVVEAPGVVLHERGAVHGARNETDETAVLTASLCPLPS; translated from the coding sequence ATGGCACTCGACCGCTATCCCGACCTCGACCCCGACGAGGGCGAGGTTCTCGACGCGGAACTGGCCGTGACCGACGACGTGCTAGTCAAGGCGTTCGCGCTCGGTCCCGGCGCAGAACTCTCGGCCCACGACCACGCCGACGCGACCAACGTCTTCCACGTCCTCGACGGGGCGGTGACCGTGATACAGGGCGATGACGAGGAAGTCGTCGAGGCCCCGGGCGTGGTCCTCCACGAACGCGGCGCGGTCCACGGCGCGCGTAACGAGACCGACGAAACCGCGGTGCTGACCGCGAGTCTGTGTCCGCTCCCGTCTTGA
- a CDS encoding phosphate-starvation-inducible PsiE family protein: protein MDRIEATQFTGLLERGITILQTAIAAFLVVLLVLGVVNLGIVIGRSILVRDVTDTTATLSLVRSSIDIVLYLFVIVELYQTVVAYVEAQSVVMAVIHAGLIAVVRQIITFKPDDYGPTEAITIAGVYVVLLLGLLIGFWVVHREIDEAAE from the coding sequence ATGGACCGGATAGAGGCGACCCAGTTCACGGGACTGCTCGAACGCGGTATCACGATTCTCCAGACGGCGATAGCGGCGTTTCTGGTCGTCCTGCTCGTGCTCGGGGTCGTCAACCTCGGCATCGTCATCGGTCGGTCGATACTCGTCCGCGACGTGACCGACACGACGGCGACGCTCTCGCTCGTTCGGTCGAGCATCGACATCGTCCTCTATCTGTTCGTCATCGTCGAACTCTACCAGACGGTCGTCGCGTACGTGGAAGCCCAGAGCGTCGTCATGGCGGTGATACACGCGGGTCTCATCGCGGTCGTGCGACAGATTATCACCTTCAAACCGGACGATTACGGTCCCACGGAGGCCATCACAATCGCCGGCGTCTACGTCGTCCTGCTGCTGGGTCTCCTCATCGGATTCTGGGTCGTTCACAGGGAGATAGACGAGGCGGCGGAGTGA
- a CDS encoding class I SAM-dependent methyltransferase has translation MSDRDAVRRAYDEMAETYAAERSERGRGVEILAAFLSDLPNSPRVLDAGCGQGTPVLRRLAESADPVGLDFSREQLGLARGNVPSVPLVRGDMTALPFRDDAFDAVTAYHSLIHVPLDDHQTVVEEFARVLRPGGRVLLTEGIDEWSGKNPDWLDSGVEMQWDIAGAEATKSQLRDAGFVVVGEWRATDELADDEAQKPLFEARLEEPQE, from the coding sequence ATGAGCGACAGAGACGCGGTTCGTCGCGCCTACGACGAGATGGCAGAGACGTACGCCGCCGAGCGGTCCGAGCGGGGTCGCGGAGTGGAGATTCTGGCGGCGTTCCTCAGTGACCTACCGAACAGTCCTCGCGTGCTGGACGCCGGGTGCGGTCAAGGGACGCCGGTGCTGCGGCGACTCGCCGAGTCGGCCGACCCGGTGGGTCTCGACTTCTCGCGCGAGCAACTCGGACTCGCGCGCGGGAACGTGCCCAGTGTACCGCTCGTCCGGGGCGACATGACCGCACTCCCGTTCCGCGACGACGCCTTCGACGCCGTGACCGCCTACCACTCGCTGATTCACGTGCCCCTCGACGACCACCAAACTGTCGTCGAGGAGTTCGCGCGCGTCCTCCGGCCCGGCGGGCGCGTGCTGCTGACGGAGGGCATCGACGAGTGGTCCGGGAAGAACCCCGACTGGTTGGACAGCGGCGTCGAGATGCAGTGGGACATCGCGGGAGCCGAGGCGACGAAGTCACAGTTGAGAGACGCGGGATTCGTCGTCGTCGGAGAGTGGCGCGCGACCGACGAACTGGCCGACGACGAGGCGCAGAAACCGCTGTTCGAGGCCCGGTTGGAAGAACCGCAAGAGTAG
- a CDS encoding MBL fold metallo-hydrolase: MATATQLEADTGTEMGVWWLDLGGVNAYLVDDHGNLVLVDAGTPRSTDQIRDGIREAGYRVADVARVLVTHYDVDHVGALSKLGLDAPVYVGRADAEILVGRRKPDWRNRKGLLQRVSDALVSVPDLPIRPVEDGDEIGSFTAYHTPGHSPGHTVYVSEDPSVAFLGDLVRESDGRLEPSPWAMSYDTDAVHRSVRRLAGDAPDFETAAMGHGTPIMRGGSERLRELSERV, from the coding sequence ATGGCAACTGCGACCCAACTCGAAGCCGACACCGGAACCGAAATGGGCGTCTGGTGGCTCGACCTCGGTGGCGTCAACGCCTACCTCGTGGACGACCACGGCAATCTCGTGTTGGTCGACGCCGGAACGCCCCGGAGCACCGACCAGATTCGGGACGGCATCCGCGAGGCGGGCTATCGAGTCGCCGACGTGGCGCGCGTCCTCGTCACGCACTACGACGTGGACCACGTCGGCGCGCTGTCGAAACTCGGTCTCGACGCGCCAGTGTACGTCGGCCGGGCCGACGCCGAGATACTGGTCGGACGCCGAAAGCCCGACTGGCGAAACCGCAAGGGACTGCTCCAGCGAGTGAGCGACGCCCTCGTCTCGGTGCCCGACCTCCCCATCAGACCGGTCGAAGACGGCGACGAAATCGGGAGTTTCACCGCCTACCACACGCCGGGCCACTCGCCCGGCCACACGGTCTACGTCTCGGAGGACCCGAGCGTGGCGTTTCTGGGCGACCTCGTTCGCGAGAGCGACGGCCGACTGGAACCCTCGCCGTGGGCGATGAGCTACGACACCGACGCGGTGCATCGGAGCGTTCGGCGGTTGGCCGGCGACGCGCCCGACTTCGAGACGGCCGCGATGGGCCACGGCACGCCCATCATGCGCGGAGGCAGCGAGCGACTGCGGGAGCTATCCGAGCGAGTGTAG
- the guaA gene encoding glutamine-hydrolyzing GMP synthase: protein MVNTDEFIDEKIAEIREQVGDADAVIALSGGVDSSTAAALAYEAVGDQLTPVYVDTGLMRKGETDEIRETFSYMDSLRIVDAKDRFLDALAGVTDPEEKRHVIGEQFIREFETVAEETGAEFLVQGTIYPDRIESEGTIKSHHNVGGLPEVVDFEGIVEPMRDLYKDEVREVARELDLEEIISERMPFPGPGLAVRILGEVTDEKLEVAREATHVVEEELAEYDPWQAFAAVLGKATGVKGDNRVHGYVVSVRSVESRDGMTARAQEIDWETLQRIQSRITGQNDNVSRVVYDVTHKPPATIEYE, encoded by the coding sequence GCGGCGTTGACTCCTCGACCGCGGCCGCGCTGGCCTACGAGGCGGTCGGCGACCAACTCACTCCGGTCTACGTGGATACCGGCCTGATGCGGAAGGGCGAGACCGACGAGATTCGAGAGACGTTCTCCTACATGGACAGCCTCCGCATCGTGGACGCGAAGGACCGCTTCCTCGACGCGCTCGCGGGCGTCACCGACCCCGAGGAGAAGCGCCACGTCATCGGCGAGCAGTTCATCCGAGAGTTCGAGACCGTGGCCGAGGAGACGGGCGCGGAGTTCCTCGTGCAGGGGACCATCTACCCCGACCGCATCGAGAGCGAGGGGACCATCAAGTCCCACCACAACGTCGGCGGCCTGCCCGAGGTCGTGGACTTCGAGGGCATCGTGGAACCGATGCGCGACCTCTACAAGGACGAGGTCCGCGAGGTCGCCCGCGAACTCGACCTCGAAGAGATAATCTCCGAGCGCATGCCCTTCCCGGGTCCGGGCCTCGCGGTCCGCATCCTCGGCGAGGTCACCGACGAGAAACTGGAGGTCGCCCGCGAGGCGACCCACGTCGTGGAAGAGGAGTTGGCGGAGTACGACCCGTGGCAGGCGTTCGCCGCGGTCCTCGGCAAGGCCACCGGCGTCAAGGGCGACAACCGCGTCCACGGCTACGTGGTCTCGGTGCGCTCGGTCGAGAGTCGGGACGGGATGACCGCCCGCGCCCAAGAAATCGACTGGGAGACCCTCCAGCGCATCCAGAGCCGTATCACCGGACAGAACGACAACGTCTCGCGAGTCGTCTACGACGTGACCCACAAACCGCCCGCGACCATCGAGTACGAGTGA
- a CDS encoding CTP synthetase yields MKAILVGPDEDGLGDALEAEGVELTRIETVANRPALEEAGITDADTLVLTETEGATAIPVAKDLNEGVQVVVYTDDDLPDFARGQADLIVDPALLSAEAVAEELAA; encoded by the coding sequence ATGAAGGCAATCCTCGTCGGACCGGACGAAGACGGACTGGGCGACGCCCTCGAAGCAGAGGGCGTCGAACTGACGCGAATCGAGACCGTGGCGAACCGGCCCGCGCTCGAAGAGGCCGGAATCACCGACGCCGACACCCTCGTCCTGACCGAGACGGAGGGCGCGACCGCCATCCCCGTCGCCAAGGACCTCAACGAGGGCGTGCAGGTGGTCGTCTACACCGACGACGACTTGCCCGACTTCGCGCGCGGGCAGGCCGACCTCATCGTGGACCCCGCCCTGCTGTCGGCCGAGGCGGTGGCCGAGGAACTGGCGGCCTGA